One Polaribacter sp. SA4-12 genomic window carries:
- a CDS encoding bifunctional metallophosphatase/5'-nucleotidase yields the protein MKFTKSVFYLLSILFLSSCNKDDNKIDFTFLQLNDVYEIAPIQGGEFGGMARVETVHKELLEENPNTMLFLAGDFLNPSLLGTIKVDGERVRGKQMVEVMNAMNFDLVAFGNHEFDVSEKDLQKRLNESNFPWISANVKLKTKEASIPFYKEVDGVKHSVGETFVKDFIDKDGTKVKIGFISVCIPSNPKEFVEYGNMFVKARASYAALKDSVDVVFGLTHVKLANDKRIAKLIPDLPLIMGGHEHTNSLDTIGTVIISKADANAKTVYVHRISYDKITKKAIVKSELKEINATIKSDEKVAKIVNKWQTILSSKIKNVIENPEEVIFVANTPLDGRDTPIRSRQTNLGQIITKAMSFGYDDKVDCALVNGGSIRIDDQLSGNITAVDIFRVLPYGGDILKVEIKGILLKRVLDYGVLAKGTGAYLHRYNAEKVDAKWMINNKELDPKKNYKVAFSDYLLKGFDIPFLTIDNKDVLSVYQPKETEISHDIRKAVVAYLKSL from the coding sequence ATGAAATTCACAAAATCAGTATTCTATTTATTATCAATTCTATTTTTATCATCTTGTAATAAAGACGATAACAAAATTGACTTCACATTTTTACAATTGAATGATGTTTATGAAATTGCACCAATTCAAGGTGGAGAATTCGGAGGAATGGCAAGAGTAGAAACTGTTCATAAAGAATTGTTAGAAGAAAATCCAAATACAATGCTCTTTTTAGCTGGCGATTTTTTGAATCCTTCTTTATTAGGAACCATAAAAGTTGATGGAGAAAGAGTACGTGGAAAGCAAATGGTAGAAGTAATGAATGCTATGAATTTCGATTTAGTAGCTTTTGGTAACCATGAGTTTGATGTTTCAGAAAAAGATCTTCAAAAACGTTTAAATGAAAGTAATTTTCCTTGGATTTCTGCAAACGTAAAACTAAAAACAAAAGAAGCTTCAATTCCTTTTTATAAAGAAGTAGATGGTGTAAAACATTCAGTAGGAGAGACCTTTGTAAAAGATTTTATTGATAAAGATGGTACAAAAGTTAAAATTGGTTTTATAAGTGTTTGTATTCCTTCTAATCCAAAAGAATTTGTAGAATATGGAAACATGTTTGTAAAGGCTAGAGCTTCTTATGCAGCTTTAAAAGATTCTGTAGATGTTGTTTTTGGATTAACACATGTTAAACTTGCAAATGATAAAAGAATTGCAAAGTTAATTCCTGATTTACCATTAATAATGGGAGGTCATGAACACACAAACTCCCTAGATACAATAGGAACCGTAATTATTTCTAAAGCAGATGCAAATGCAAAAACGGTGTATGTGCATAGAATTTCTTATGATAAAATCACCAAAAAAGCGATTGTAAAATCAGAATTAAAAGAAATAAATGCTACCATAAAATCTGATGAAAAAGTTGCTAAAATTGTAAATAAATGGCAAACAATATTATCTTCTAAGATTAAAAATGTTATTGAAAATCCAGAAGAAGTTATTTTTGTAGCTAATACTCCTTTAGATGGAAGGGATACACCAATTAGAAGTAGACAAACAAATTTAGGACAGATCATTACAAAAGCAATGTCTTTTGGGTATGATGATAAAGTAGATTGTGCTTTGGTAAATGGTGGTTCTATTAGAATTGATGATCAATTAAGTGGTAATATTACTGCTGTAGATATTTTTAGAGTTTTGCCTTATGGAGGTGATATTTTAAAGGTTGAAATTAAAGGAATACTATTAAAAAGAGTTTTAGATTATGGTGTTTTAGCAAAAGGAACAGGGGCCTACTTACATCGTTATAATGCTGAAAAAGTAGATGCTAAATGGATGATTAATAATAAAGAATTAGACCCTAAGAAAAATTATAAAGTGGCATTTTCTGATTATTTATTAAAAGGTTTTGATATTCCTTTTTTAACAATAGATAATAAAGATGTGCTTTCTGTCTATCAACCTAAAGAAACAGAAATTTCTCACGATATTAGAAAGGCTGTAGTTGCTTATTTAAAATCATTATAA
- a CDS encoding porin, whose translation MKAFFTFAIAVATTLSFSAQNNTQKDSINNPNNQVNTAQRILNGNINTKGVTVGGYGELTYNRKEGQNAELDVQRLVLLFGYKFDDRTQFITEVEFEHVKEVYVEQAFLQYSVSDNVNLRAGLMLVPMGIINEYHEPTTFNGVERPSIDGSIIPTTWRELGVGVSGRYNEASLRYQAYIFNGFSSTTSDGEGNITGGKIGGSNGLRGGRQKGAKSTMNNLNFSGKLDYYGLPGLRLGLSGYFGRTQSPADVEDIDGADVGLAMIGLDARYAYQRFTARGQFIHGSLTDTEAYNNATGSKLGSALKGYYLEAAYNLLPQNKRQQLFGFVRFEDFDTHASVDGSLAKDLSYDRQEWTVGLSYKIAPGAVVKGDYQFKNNAVVGGSTVNQLNLGIGVWF comes from the coding sequence ATGAAAGCGTTTTTTACTTTTGCAATTGCTGTAGCCACAACTTTAAGTTTTTCAGCACAAAACAACACACAAAAAGATTCAATTAACAACCCTAACAACCAAGTAAATACTGCGCAACGTATTTTAAATGGAAATATAAACACAAAAGGTGTTACAGTTGGAGGTTATGGAGAATTAACTTACAACAGAAAAGAAGGTCAAAATGCTGAATTAGATGTGCAACGTTTGGTTTTATTATTTGGTTATAAATTTGACGATAGAACACAGTTTATTACAGAAGTAGAGTTTGAGCACGTAAAAGAAGTATATGTAGAACAAGCATTTTTACAGTATTCTGTAAGCGATAATGTAAATTTAAGAGCTGGTTTAATGTTAGTTCCAATGGGAATTATCAATGAATATCATGAGCCAACAACTTTTAACGGAGTAGAAAGACCAAGTATCGATGGTTCTATTATACCAACAACTTGGAGAGAATTAGGAGTTGGAGTTTCTGGTAGATATAATGAAGCTTCATTACGTTACCAAGCTTATATTTTTAACGGATTTTCTTCAACAACTTCAGATGGTGAAGGAAATATTACCGGAGGAAAAATTGGCGGAAGTAATGGTTTAAGAGGAGGAAGACAAAAAGGAGCAAAATCTACAATGAACAATCTTAATTTCTCTGGAAAATTAGATTATTATGGTTTACCAGGTTTACGTTTAGGATTGTCTGGTTATTTTGGAAGAACTCAATCTCCTGCTGATGTAGAAGATATTGATGGAGCAGATGTAGGTCTTGCTATGATTGGTTTAGATGCACGTTATGCATACCAACGTTTTACTGCAAGAGGTCAATTTATTCATGGTAGTTTAACGGATACAGAAGCATATAATAATGCTACTGGTTCTAAATTAGGAAGCGCTTTAAAAGGATATTATTTAGAAGCTGCATATAATTTATTACCACAAAATAAAAGACAACAATTATTCGGTTTTGTAAGATTTGAAGATTTTGATACACATGCTTCAGTTGATGGTAGTTTAGCTAAAGATTTAAGCTATGACAGACAAGAATGGACAGTAGGTTTAAGTTATAAAATTGCTCCAGGTGCAGTTGTTAAGGGAGATTATCAATTTAAGAACAATGCAGTTGTTGGTGGTTCTACAGTAAACCAATTAAACTTAGGAATCGGAGTATGGTTCTAA
- a CDS encoding MFS transporter, which yields MSKSKIILPVIIISQFCCTSLWFAGNGVMSDLVTNYNLEESALGHLTSAVQFGFIIGTLLFALFTIADRFPPSKVFFLSALFGAIFNASLIIENQTLFSLISLRFLTGFFLAGIYPVGMKIATDYYQKGLGKSLGFLVGALVLGTALPHLLKDMMHAYSWKTILTSISILAAFGGFIMYVFVPNGPFRKAGKKLDFTICFSIFKTTNFRKAAFGYFGHMWELYTFWTFVPILLKIYQNSHSDIHFNIPLLSFFIIAIGSIACIIGGYLSEKYGPKRIAFLALLFSCACCIISPLMFKLTNENLFIAFLLFWGMVVIADSPLFSTLVAQNVEAKNKGTALTIVNSIGFAITIISIQLISNLIDTTDSNFVYLLLAIGPIIGLIAFSKKSFTQKTA from the coding sequence ATGAGCAAATCAAAAATCATTCTTCCTGTAATTATTATTTCTCAGTTTTGTTGCACCTCTTTATGGTTTGCAGGAAATGGAGTTATGAGCGATTTAGTAACCAATTATAATTTAGAAGAAAGTGCTTTAGGGCATTTAACTTCTGCGGTTCAATTTGGTTTTATAATTGGTACACTTTTATTTGCTTTATTTACAATTGCAGATCGATTTCCACCTTCTAAAGTATTCTTTTTAAGCGCATTATTTGGCGCTATTTTTAACGCAAGTTTAATTATAGAAAACCAAACCTTATTCAGTTTAATCAGTTTACGTTTTTTAACAGGATTTTTCTTGGCAGGAATTTATCCTGTAGGAATGAAAATTGCAACCGATTATTATCAAAAAGGATTAGGGAAATCTTTAGGTTTTTTAGTGGGCGCTTTAGTTTTAGGAACTGCTCTACCTCATTTATTAAAAGATATGATGCATGCATATTCTTGGAAAACGATACTAACATCAATTTCTATTCTAGCTGCTTTTGGAGGATTCATAATGTATGTTTTTGTGCCAAATGGACCTTTTAGAAAAGCAGGAAAAAAACTTGATTTTACCATTTGTTTCTCCATTTTTAAAACTACCAATTTTAGAAAAGCTGCTTTTGGTTATTTTGGACACATGTGGGAATTGTATACTTTTTGGACTTTTGTACCTATTCTTTTAAAAATCTATCAAAATTCACATTCTGACATTCATTTTAATATTCCTTTATTATCATTCTTTATTATTGCAATAGGAAGTATCGCTTGTATTATTGGAGGTTATTTATCAGAAAAATATGGCCCAAAAAGAATTGCTTTTTTAGCCTTACTATTCTCTTGTGCTTGCTGCATAATTTCTCCTTTAATGTTTAAATTAACAAATGAAAACTTATTTATTGCTTTTTTACTTTTTTGGGGAATGGTAGTTATTGCAGATTCTCCCTTATTTTCCACTTTAGTGGCTCAAAATGTTGAAGCTAAAAACAAAGGAACTGCACTGACTATTGTTAATTCTATTGGTTTTGCAATAACAATTATTAGTATTCAGTTAATCAGTAATCTTATTGATACTACAGATTCTAATTTCGTTTATTTACTCTTAGCAATTGGTCCTATAATAGGTTTAATTGCTTTTTCTAAAAAGTCTTTTACACAAAAAACGGCATAA
- a CDS encoding hydroxymethylglutaryl-CoA lyase, which translates to MKKVKIIECPRDAMQGIKSHFISTEKKALYINSLLKVGFDTIDFGSFVSPKAIPQMRDTAAVLSKLDLSRTTSKLLAIIANVRGANDASQFEEIDYLGYPFSISENFQMRNTHKTIEESIETLDAILNIADKTNKEVVAYLSMGFGNPYGDPWNVEIVGEWTEKLSKMGVKILSLSDTVGSSTPEVIDYLFSNLISHYKDIEFGAHLHTTPDKWHEKVDAAFRAGCNRFDGAIKGYGGCPMAKDELTGNMPTEKLLSYFTVHKADTGVKPMSFESAYNKALEVFI; encoded by the coding sequence ATGAAAAAAGTAAAAATCATAGAATGCCCACGTGATGCAATGCAAGGAATAAAATCTCATTTTATTTCTACAGAGAAAAAAGCATTGTACATAAACTCTTTATTAAAAGTGGGGTTTGATACCATTGATTTTGGCAGTTTTGTTTCTCCAAAAGCAATTCCGCAAATGCGAGATACTGCTGCTGTTTTATCAAAATTAGATTTATCTAGAACAACAAGTAAATTATTAGCAATTATAGCGAATGTAAGAGGCGCAAATGACGCTTCTCAATTTGAAGAAATTGATTATTTAGGATATCCTTTTTCAATTTCGGAAAACTTTCAAATGCGTAACACGCATAAAACAATAGAAGAATCCATAGAAACTTTAGATGCAATTTTAAATATAGCTGATAAAACAAATAAAGAAGTGGTTGCTTATTTATCTATGGGATTTGGAAATCCTTATGGAGATCCTTGGAATGTTGAAATAGTAGGTGAGTGGACAGAAAAATTGTCTAAAATGGGAGTGAAAATTTTATCACTTTCAGATACAGTTGGTAGTTCTACACCAGAAGTAATTGATTATTTATTTTCGAATTTAATTTCTCATTATAAGGATATCGAATTTGGTGCACATTTGCATACAACTCCAGATAAATGGCACGAAAAAGTGGATGCAGCTTTTAGAGCAGGTTGTAATCGTTTTGATGGTGCAATTAAAGGTTATGGTGGTTGTCCAATGGCAAAAGATGAATTGACAGGTAATATGCCTACAGAAAAATTACTAAGTTATTTTACAGTACATAAAGCTGATACAGGTGTAAAACCAATGAGTTTTGAAAGTGCATATAATAAAGCTTTAGAGGTTTTTATATAA
- a CDS encoding DUF5020 family protein: MKKFIPLFAFFTVITLSAQNFQGHYDLDREHVTLTFEMFKPDKYGNIYTFTDFDFNGDNGISQAYFEIARVLKTEKMPVGLHVEYNGGLGNFKIGESLNGYTINSAWIFGANYGKSNAVWGFSTYAGYKTFKGTSKGNYQATGTWYWNIIADKLTFSGFADLWSENGLSEKTIFLSEPQLWYHLNKSFSVGGELELSNNFAGSDTFKGRPTLGVKWNL; this comes from the coding sequence ATGAAAAAATTTATTCCCCTTTTTGCTTTTTTTACGGTTATCACTTTAAGTGCTCAAAATTTTCAAGGTCACTATGATTTAGATCGTGAACATGTTACTTTAACTTTCGAAATGTTTAAGCCAGATAAGTACGGAAATATTTACACTTTTACTGATTTTGATTTTAATGGAGATAATGGAATTAGTCAAGCATATTTTGAAATTGCGCGTGTTTTAAAAACTGAAAAAATGCCAGTTGGTTTACACGTTGAATACAATGGTGGATTAGGAAATTTTAAAATTGGTGAATCTTTAAATGGTTACACAATAAATAGCGCTTGGATTTTTGGAGCTAATTATGGAAAATCAAATGCCGTTTGGGGATTTTCAACGTATGCTGGTTACAAAACTTTTAAAGGTACAAGTAAAGGAAATTACCAAGCAACAGGAACTTGGTATTGGAATATTATTGCTGACAAATTAACTTTTTCTGGTTTTGCAGATCTATGGTCTGAAAATGGATTAAGTGAGAAAACTATATTCTTATCAGAACCTCAATTATGGTATCATTTAAATAAATCTTTTTCTGTAGGAGGTGAACTTGAATTGTCAAATAATTTTGCAGGTAGTGATACATTTAAAGGAAGACCTACTTTAGGCGTTAAGTGGAACCTATAA
- a CDS encoding uracil-xanthine permease family protein, which translates to MQKTEEQETINLDNPIKRTLVGIQFLFVAFGATVLVPLLIDIDPSVALFTAGVGTLIFHLITKGKVPVFLGSSFAFIAPIIAATKLYGYAGTLGGLIAVGLVYGIVSAIIKLWGLRVIEKIFPSIVVGPVIMIIGLSLAPVGVNMAKTNWLIALSVLITAIVIVVYSKGLVKLIPIFIGIVVGYIISIISGLVDFSSVNEAAWFVLPKFTRPEFNWGAIIYMIPVAVAPIIEHIGDMYAIGGVANKKFVKDPGLHRTLLGDGVATAFAGFFGGPPNTTYSEVTGAVALTKIVDPRVLRIAAVTAIVFSLVGKVSAILKTIPQAVLGGIMLLLFGMIASIGIKTLVDAKTDFGKTRNQVIVSIILTIGIGGAEISYGNFSLAGIGLASIVGVILNLILPNKSTPIKGSHEE; encoded by the coding sequence ATGCAAAAAACGGAAGAACAAGAAACCATTAATTTAGACAACCCCATCAAGAGAACTCTTGTTGGAATTCAATTTTTATTTGTTGCCTTTGGAGCAACTGTTTTAGTACCACTTTTAATAGATATTGACCCGTCTGTTGCTTTATTTACAGCAGGTGTTGGAACACTAATTTTTCATTTAATTACAAAAGGGAAAGTTCCTGTATTTTTAGGAAGTAGTTTTGCTTTTATTGCACCTATTATAGCTGCTACTAAATTATATGGTTATGCCGGAACTTTAGGTGGTTTAATTGCTGTTGGTTTGGTATATGGAATTGTATCAGCAATTATCAAGCTTTGGGGATTACGAGTTATTGAAAAAATATTTCCTTCTATAGTAGTTGGTCCTGTAATTATGATTATTGGATTATCTCTAGCTCCTGTTGGAGTTAATATGGCTAAAACAAACTGGCTTATTGCACTTTCTGTATTAATTACAGCTATTGTTATTGTTGTATACTCAAAAGGACTTGTAAAACTAATTCCAATTTTTATTGGAATTGTTGTTGGTTACATTATTTCTATAATTTCTGGGCTTGTTGATTTTTCATCCGTTAATGAAGCTGCTTGGTTTGTACTACCAAAATTTACAAGACCCGAATTTAATTGGGGAGCCATCATTTATATGATTCCCGTTGCTGTAGCTCCAATTATTGAACATATTGGTGATATGTACGCTATCGGTGGAGTAGCAAACAAAAAGTTTGTAAAAGACCCGGGATTGCATAGAACATTATTAGGTGATGGTGTTGCTACCGCTTTTGCAGGTTTTTTTGGAGGACCTCCAAACACTACTTATTCTGAAGTAACTGGAGCTGTTGCTTTAACTAAAATTGTGGATCCTCGTGTGTTGCGAATTGCTGCTGTAACGGCAATAGTATTTTCATTAGTAGGAAAGGTAAGCGCAATATTAAAAACGATTCCACAAGCTGTTTTAGGAGGAATTATGCTACTTTTATTTGGTATGATTGCGAGTATTGGAATTAAAACATTGGTAGATGCTAAAACAGATTTTGGTAAAACTAGAAATCAAGTAATTGTTTCTATTATTTTAACCATTGGTATTGGAGGAGCTGAAATTTCTTATGGTAATTTTTCTTTAGCAGGAATTGGATTAGCTTCAATTGTAGGTGTAATATTAAACTTAATTTTACCAAACAAATCAACACCAATAAAAGGAAGTCACGAAGAATAA
- a CDS encoding NCS2 family permease: MLDKYFKITENKSTLRTEIIAGITTFMTMVYILAVNPSILSAAGMDKDAVFTATALSAIIATLVMALVAKLPFALAPGMGLNAFFAFTVVLGMGYTWEFALTAVFLEGIVFLLLTAFNIRELIVNSIPLNLKHAVSVGIGLFIAFIGLKGTGVVVDNSATLVTLGNMKNPAVWVGLAGVLIIGVLLVKKVKGAILIGILSSTIIGLIVGVTVIPEDFTFVSLPPSIEPIFFKFDFSQVFTIDMLIVLFTFLFVDMFDTVGTLVGVSSKSGMLDEQGRVPRVKQALFADSIGTFVGAILGTSTVTTYVESAAGVAEGGKTGMTALTVAIMFALSLFFAPVFMIIPAAATAPALIIVGLMMITPITKIDLDDYTEAIPAFFTIIMMPLTYSIAEGIVFGMLSFVLLKLFTGRYKEIKPIMYVIAVLFIIKFMM, encoded by the coding sequence ATGTTAGATAAATATTTTAAAATCACCGAAAATAAATCAACCTTAAGAACTGAGATTATTGCGGGTATCACTACGTTTATGACAATGGTGTATATTTTAGCTGTAAATCCAAGTATTTTAAGTGCGGCAGGTATGGATAAAGATGCTGTTTTTACCGCAACTGCATTGTCTGCTATAATTGCAACATTAGTAATGGCTTTGGTAGCTAAATTGCCTTTTGCATTAGCACCGGGAATGGGGCTGAACGCATTTTTTGCATTCACTGTCGTTTTAGGAATGGGTTATACTTGGGAATTTGCTTTAACAGCTGTATTCTTAGAAGGAATTGTATTCTTATTATTAACAGCATTTAATATTCGTGAACTTATCGTAAATTCTATTCCTTTGAATTTAAAACACGCAGTATCTGTTGGTATTGGGTTATTTATTGCTTTTATAGGTTTAAAAGGAACTGGTGTAGTTGTTGATAATTCTGCAACATTAGTAACTTTAGGTAATATGAAAAATCCTGCAGTTTGGGTTGGATTAGCTGGTGTTTTAATTATTGGCGTTTTATTAGTAAAAAAAGTTAAAGGAGCAATTTTAATCGGAATTTTATCTTCTACAATTATAGGTCTAATTGTTGGAGTTACTGTAATTCCAGAAGATTTTACATTTGTTAGCTTACCTCCATCAATAGAGCCTATCTTTTTTAAGTTTGATTTTTCTCAGGTATTTACAATAGATATGTTAATTGTATTATTCACATTCTTATTTGTTGATATGTTTGATACAGTTGGAACCTTAGTAGGTGTATCTTCTAAATCGGGAATGTTAGATGAACAAGGAAGAGTACCTAGAGTAAAGCAAGCATTATTTGCCGATTCTATTGGTACATTTGTAGGTGCTATTTTAGGAACTTCAACCGTAACAACGTATGTAGAAAGTGCTGCAGGTGTTGCTGAAGGTGGAAAAACGGGTATGACAGCTTTAACAGTTGCAATTATGTTTGCGCTTTCATTATTTTTTGCACCTGTGTTTATGATTATTCCTGCTGCTGCAACAGCTCCAGCTTTAATAATTGTTGGTTTAATGATGATCACTCCTATTACAAAAATTGATTTGGATGATTATACTGAAGCGATTCCTGCATTTTTCACTATTATTATGATGCCTTTAACGTATAGTATTGCGGAAGGAATTGTATTTGGTATGTTATCTTTTGTACTATTAAAATTATTTACAGGAAGATATAAAGAAATAAAACCTATTATGTATGTAATTGCAGTATTATTTATAATTAAGTTTATGATGTAA
- a CDS encoding FMN-binding protein has translation MILKRFFSLSIIGLSFLLFSFTLPTKLLKKVNKEVKSVFEVTDFEFKLIKIEDSINNLLPKRIGNDHLFKIESNSQLIGYAFVDKAASKTDEFDYLILLDKNLIIAKTKVLVYREDYGGEIGSKRWLKQFIGKSSSDTLQYEKDIIPISGATISALSMTKAVNSFLLDLDILHTNKIL, from the coding sequence ATGATATTAAAAAGATTTTTTTCTTTATCAATAATAGGGCTAAGCTTTCTATTGTTTTCTTTTACGTTACCAACAAAGCTTTTAAAGAAAGTTAATAAGGAAGTAAAAAGCGTTTTTGAGGTTACTGATTTTGAATTTAAGTTAATAAAAATTGAAGATTCTATAAATAATCTATTGCCAAAAAGAATTGGAAATGATCATCTTTTTAAAATTGAAAGTAACTCACAGTTAATTGGTTACGCTTTTGTAGATAAAGCTGCTAGTAAAACAGATGAATTTGATTATCTAATTTTATTAGACAAGAATCTAATTATAGCTAAAACCAAGGTGTTAGTATATAGAGAAGATTATGGTGGAGAAATAGGCAGTAAACGTTGGTTAAAACAATTTATAGGAAAATCTTCTTCGGATACATTACAATACGAAAAAGATATTATTCCAATTTCTGGAGCAACAATTTCTGCACTTTCTATGACCAAAGCTGTAAATTCATTTTTATTAGATTTGGATATTTTACATACAAACAAAATACTATAA
- a CDS encoding methyltransferase, with amino-acid sequence MNSDIQINKPTPIIPGEKIIKFDRSTDVRETIYAMKGGATVVITEFYNNGMLLLKELHKHLKNRLPNKTFSEQREFRGEYHKLSNQILVEITDFEVALKKAPKIGWIKILYPENDQFFLTFSQVQGLNSAWQWYKNGISVPVLRNKIHPYYGTYFPTRFDHLILFDNWLKRYEGAKKSAIDVGIGSGVLSFQMIQHGFQKVFGTDTNPNAIVGLKEFMGDTKLSRKIELNHGNLFATIEKEVELIVFNPPWLPAVSNLENIDEAIYYNKNLFPKFFAEANNRLSKDGKLVILFSNLAQITKTSKEHPIEKELAKGVRFKLEKCLKKTVKKASDKTKRDQNWRGIEEVELWVLVKK; translated from the coding sequence ATGAATTCAGATATACAAATAAACAAACCAACACCAATTATTCCTGGTGAAAAAATAATAAAATTTGATCGTTCTACAGATGTAAGAGAAACGATCTATGCAATGAAAGGCGGTGCAACTGTTGTAATTACTGAATTTTATAACAACGGAATGTTACTTTTAAAAGAGTTGCATAAACATTTAAAAAATAGATTGCCCAACAAAACGTTTTCTGAACAACGTGAGTTTAGAGGAGAATATCATAAACTGTCTAATCAAATTTTAGTAGAAATTACAGATTTTGAAGTTGCTCTTAAAAAAGCACCTAAAATTGGTTGGATAAAAATATTATATCCAGAAAATGATCAATTCTTTTTAACCTTTTCGCAAGTTCAAGGATTAAATAGTGCTTGGCAATGGTATAAGAACGGAATTTCAGTGCCCGTATTAAGAAATAAAATTCATCCATATTATGGTACGTATTTTCCAACTCGTTTCGATCATTTAATATTGTTCGATAATTGGTTAAAACGTTATGAAGGTGCTAAAAAATCTGCAATCGATGTTGGTATTGGTAGTGGTGTACTTTCTTTTCAGATGATACAACATGGTTTTCAGAAAGTGTTTGGTACAGATACAAATCCGAATGCAATTGTTGGTTTAAAAGAATTTATGGGAGACACAAAGTTATCTCGTAAAATCGAATTAAATCACGGGAATCTTTTTGCTACAATAGAAAAAGAAGTAGAATTGATTGTTTTTAATCCACCTTGGTTGCCAGCAGTTTCTAATTTAGAAAATATTGACGAAGCTATTTATTACAATAAAAACTTATTTCCTAAGTTTTTTGCAGAAGCAAATAACAGATTGTCTAAAGATGGAAAATTGGTGATCTTATTCTCTAATTTAGCACAAATAACAAAAACTTCTAAAGAACATCCTATAGAAAAAGAACTTGCAAAAGGAGTTCGTTTTAAACTAGAAAAGTGTTTGAAGAAAACGGTAAAAAAGGCTTCTGATAAAACAAAAAGAGATCAAAATTGGCGTGGAATTGAAGAAGTAGAACTTTGGGTTTTAGTTAAGAAATAA